The stretch of DNA TTCACCTTGCATAGGCTCAACAATGACCGCGCAGGTTTCATCGTTGATCAGCTCACGGGCGGACGGCAAATCGTTAAATACCGCGTGGTTGATTTGCGGAGGCAGCGGCGCAAAATCCTGGGAATAGGCAGGCTGGCCACCGGCCGTGACGGTAAACAGCGTACGGCCGTGAAACGCATTCTTGAACGCTACAATACCGCTTTTCTGCGTGCCAAAATTATCATGAGCGTATTTACGCGCCAGCTTCAGCGCGGCTTCGTTTGCTTCTGCGCCCGAGTTACAGAAGAACACTTTCTCGGCAAAGGTGGCGTCAATCAGCTGCTTTGCCAGCTTCAGCACCGGCTCGTTGGTGTAGCCGTTACCGGTATGCCAAAATTTTGCAGCCTGCTCTTCCAGCGCTTTGCGCATTTCAGGATGGGCGTGCCCCAGAGCGTTAACCGCGATGCCGCCGGCAAAGTCGATATAGTCTTTTCCCTGCTGGTCCCACAGGGTGGAACCCTCGCCGCGAACCGGAATAAAAGGCGCAGGGGCATAAACCGGCATCATCCATTCGTCGAAATGTTGGCGTGTAATTGACTGCGACATAGTGACCCCTCACGGTAAACAAAAAGTTTATTAAATGTTAAATAATTGAGTGTTTGCGCTGTAAATGTAGATTGCAGACATCGTGCCAGCCAGCGATAAAAATGCATAAACCGGTGAGGGAAACGAAAAATCAATAACTTAAAAACACCCCTCATTCACTAAAAGTGAATAATAAGTGCATAGTTTTAACGTAGCGCCTGATTCGCGACACGAAAACAAGAAATATTATGCAGTGGTAAAATATAATGCTGGAATTGTGATCGCCTTCGGGATTTGCCTGCCGTTTTCGCCCCCTTTTTGCGCATTGAGATCAATTTTGGTGCAAATGTTGCTTTATTTCTGCCCGTCAGGCGCGCCTATGGCAGCGATTAGCTTCGGCGCAGCAACCTGCGCCGTTTTCTGCTACCATCCTGCAACAATTAACCTGACAACCTGGCAGCGACTATGAAATTTGTCTCTTTTAATATCAACGGCCTGCGCGCCCGTCCTCACCAGCTGGAAGCCATCGTAGAACAGCATCAGCCGGACGTTATCGGTCTGCAGGAAACCAAAGTGCATGACGATATGTTCCCGCTCGAAGATGTGGCGAAACTCGGCTATCACGTGTTTTATCACGGCCAGAAGGGCCACTACGGCGTGGCGCTGCTGACCAAAGAGAAGCCGATTACGGTACGTAAGGGCTTCCCTGGCGACGACGAAGACGCCCAGCGCCGCATTATCATGGCGGAAATCCCTTCGGAGTTCGGCAACCTCACGGTGATCAACGGCTACTTCCCGCAGGGCGAAAGCCGCGATCATGAAACCAAGTTCCCGGCTAAAACCAAGTTTTACCAGGATCTGCAGGACTTCCTGCAGGGTGAGCTGCGCCCGGAAAACCCGGTACTGATCATGGGTGACATGAACATCAGCCCGACCGATCTGGACATCGGCATTGGGGAAGAAAACCGCAAGCGCTGGCTGCGTACCGGGAAATGCTCGTTCCTGCCGGAAGAGCGCGAATGGATGGCTCGCCTGCTCGGCTGGGGCCTGGTAGACACCTGGCGCCACGCCAACCCTGAAGCGCAGGACAAATTCTCGTGGTTTGACTACCGTTCAAAAGGCTTCGACGATAACCGCGGCCTGCGTATAGATCTGCTGCTGGCAAGCCAGGGGCTGGCGCCGCACTGCGTGGCAACAGGGATCGACTATGAGATCCGCGGCATGGAAAAACCGTCCGACCACGCACCTGTTTGGGCGCAGTTTAAGCGCTAAGAGAAATACTGAAGGTCGACATATCTTCAGAAAAGGACGGCGAGATGCGGTTTTTCCCCCTGACGAGGAGCAAACAGAATGCGTAAGATCCTGTTTTTGCTGCTGGCCACGCTGGTCATCTCGCTGTTAGTCCTGCTGCCGCCGGGCACCCTTAGCCTGGCGACGCTGCAGAAATACCATGCCCAGCTCTCGCTCTGGCACGCCGAGCGCCCGCTGCAGGTAATGGGGGCTTTTTTCATCGGCTATTTCCTGATTTCCGCCCTTTCTATTCCCGGCACGCGCATCATGACGCTGATGGGCGGCGCGCTGTTTGGGCTGATTGAAGGCACCGTTCTGGTCGCTACCGCGGCCGCCAGTGGCGCAACTGTGGCGATGCTGCTCAGCCGCTATCTGCTGCACGACTGGGTGCAGCGGCGCTTTGCCGCGAGAATGGCGAAGATTAACGAAAGCATTAAGAACAATATTACGCAGTGCCTGTTTGCCCTGCGCCTTGTGCCCGTATTGCCCTTCTCCATCATCAACCTGCTAATGGGCCTGACGTCCATTTCCACCCTTCGTTTTGCGGTGATAACGCTACTCGGCCTGCTGCCGTCCATCGTGCTGTACATCAGCACCGGCCGCCAGCTTAGCCAGATAGAAAGCCTGCGGGACATTATTTCTCCCGCCATGCTGCTGCTGTTTGCGCTGATTGGCCTGCTGCCGCTGGTTTCCCACTGGCTGATAAAAAGAGCCCGGCTCAAAAACTAAACGCCCCCGGCGAGCGAAGGCGTTTTGTCATTACCCTTGCGAAAGCAACGTCACCTCGATATTGCCGGTAATCGCCCGCGAATAGGGGCAGGTTGCATGGGCCGCTGCCAGTAAAGTTTCGCGCTGGGCTTCGCTTATCCCCGGCAGCTTAACGTTGAGCGTGACGGCGAGAGCAAAGTGGCTGTCGTTATCCACTTTACCCAGCGAGACGCTGGCCTCGACAGCGGTCTCCTTCGGCACACGGATCGCCAGTTTTTTCCCCGCCAGACCTATCGCGCCCATAAAACAGGCCGAATAGCCGACGGCAAAAAGCTGCTCCGGGTTGGTGCCTGGTTTCCCGGAGCCCGGCGTGCTGAGCTGCACGTCCAGGCTGCCGTCGTCCGAACGCCCGTGCCCGCCGCGGGCACCAACGGTGGTGGTATGGGCGGTATACAGCACTTTTTCGAGTCTGGCGGTCATGGTGATTCCTCAATCGTGGGTGGCAAGAGCCGCCATTTAACCGCCGCCGTGTATCTGCCATGTGTCCAGCTTCGGGCCAAAATGTATAAGCCTGTATCCACTTCATGACCTGGCTCAAGCACGCTGTCACTGCCCCTCCGCTATACTCCACGCCTTTACGGAAGTGGGATCGACATGACGATGGGCAAGCAAAAGAAAAGGATTACGCGTGCGTAAGATAATCTTCGCCCTGCTGGTGATAGCCGTGGCGCTCTTTCTTTTCCTGCTGCCACCGGGAACCCTGAGCCTGCAGGCGCTTCAGCATTCTCAGGCACAGCTTGTTCACTGGCACGCACAGCATCCCATGTTGGCGGCAGGCGCTTTTTTCTTCTGCTATTTTCTTACTGCGGCTTTTTCCATTCCGGGTGCCACATTGCTGACGCTGTTGGGCGGCGCGATGTTTGGTCTTGTGCAGGGCACGCTGCTGGTTGCTGTCGCTGCCACCGGAGGCGCCACTGTGGCCATGCTCATCAGCCGTTATCTGCTTCGGGACTGGGTGCAGCGCCGCTTCTCGCGCATGATGGAGAAGGTGAACCAGGGCGTACAGCGAGACGGCGGTCATTACCTTTTTGCCCTGCGGCTCGCGCCGGTCTTCCCGTTCGTGCTGGTGAATTTATTAATGGGGCTGACGCCGATGGGCGTGGTTCGCTATGCCGTAATTAGCCTGTTGGGCATGCTGCCCGCCATCGTGGTGTACATCAACACCGGCAGGCAGTTGAGCCAGCTGCAAAGCCTGAGCGATATTCTCTCGCCCGGCATGATGCTGATGTTTGCCCTGCTGGGGCTGCTGCCGCTGGCCTCGCGCTGGCTGGTCAGGCTCACCGCTAAATAACGTTTTAAGGACACTCTCTTGCAACGCTTTATTCCTGGTATGCGGGCGCTGATGTTTGCCCTGTCACTGGTCGGCTTTAGCGCCGTCTCACAAGCCCAAAGCTGGCAGGAGATTCGCCAGCAGGCGAACGGCCAGACGGTTTACTTCAACGCCTGGGGCGGCGATCCAGCCGTCAACGCATACCTTGCCTGGGTCAGCCAGGAGGTAAAAAACCACTACGGCGTGACGCTCAAGCTTGTGAAGCTGGCGGACGCAGCCGATGCGGTCAGGCGTATTCAAAACGAAGCGGCGGCGGGCAGAAAAAATGGCGGCTCCGTAGACCTGCTTTGGGTCAACGGCGAAAACTTTAGCGTGCTCAAGCAGGTGGGTTTACTCAGCGAAAGTTGGGCCGAAAGCCTGCCAAACTGGCGGTATGTCGACCTTAATAAACCGGTGCGCGAGGATTTTTCGGTGCCGGTTAACGGCGCGGAAGCGCCCTGGGGGAGCGCGCAGCTGATGTTTATCGGCGATAAGCAACGCACGCCCGAGTTCCCGCAGAATGCACAGCAGCTACTGGAGTTCGCCAGGGCTAATCCCGGCAAGCTCAGCTACCCGCGCCCGCCGGATTTTACCGGCACGGCGTTTCTGGAGCAGTTGCTGATTGTGCTGACCGAACGGCCGGAGGCGTTGAAAATCGCGCCTAACCCGGCGAGCTTTGAACAGGTTACCGCCCCGCTCTGGCGCTATCTCGACCAGCTGCAGCCTTACCTTTGGCAGAAAGGAAAAGCCTTCCCGCCGACGCCAGCGAGAATGGATCGCATGCTGGCCGACGGCGAGCTGTTAGTTTCCATGACGTTCAATCCGGCGCACGTGGACAATCTGATTGCCCGCCGCCAGCTTCCTGCGTCGGCAGTCTCCTTTGGCTTCCGGGAAGGTATGCTGGGTAACGTGCATTTTGTGGCTATCCCGGCGAACAGCAGCGCCAAAGCCGGTGCGCAGGTGGTAGCCAACTTCCTGATATCCCCGGCAGCGCAAATTCGCAAAGCTGACCCGGCGGTATGGGGAGATGCAAGCGTGCTGAACGGCGATGCGCTGCCCCAGCGTCAAAAAGTACAGCTGCAGGAACTGATGCCCAAAAGTCAGCGCCCGGTACCCTTCCTTGCCGAACCGCACGCCGCCTGGGTCACCGCCATTGAACAAGCCTGGCTGCAACGCTACGGATCCCGATGAGCCGCAGCTTTGCGCTTGCCGGATGGCTGGCGGCAGGCCTGGTGTTTATCCCCGTGCTGCCGGGGCTCGCCCTGATGATTCCGCCCTTATTGAGCGGAGAAACCTGGCTTGCCCTCTGGCAGGACTCGCAGTGGCCCGAAGCCTTACTTGCCACGCTGGTATCAACCCTTATCAGCGCCGGCGGCGCATTGCTGCTGACGTTGATAATTATCTGCGGCCTGTTTCCCGGCGAGCGCTGGCAGCGCTATCTTCGGCGTCTGCCGCTGCTGCTGGCTCTGCCGCACGTCGCCTTTGCCAGCGGCTTTTTCTTTCTATTTTCAGACAGCGGCTGGCTGGCTCGCCTGCTTAACCTCTCGCTGCCGCCGGATAGCTACGGCGTAGCCCTCGGGATTATGCTGGCGTTGAAGGAAGCCTGGTTCTTGCTGTGGTTCTCGGCCGCGCAGCTGCCAGGCGAACGGCTGAGCCAACAGCTAACGCTCGCCAGAACGCTCGGCTACGGCGAGCTTCAATCTCGCCTGTTTGTGCTCGTGCCGCAGCTTCTGCCTCGCCTGGGCTGGGCGCTGGTGGCGATAGTTGCCTACAGCCTGTCCGTGGTGGACGCCGCGCTGATACTGGGCCCCGGTAACCCACCAACGTTTGCCGTGCTGGCCTGGCAGTGGCTAACCGACAGCGATATCTCCCGCCAGCACATGGGGCTTGCCGCGTCCGGCGTCTTGTTGCTGATGCTCGGAGGCATTGTTATTGGCGGGCGTGTAACGTGGAAACTGATCGAGCCGCGCAGCATAAAATTTTCAGGCAAACGTCATCAACTGAGCATTATCTTTATGGGCGAAGGGATAAGCCGCGCGCTCTCACTGCTTGCTCTCGCGGCTATCCTGATGCTCGCCATCTGGTCCTTCGCTGAAGGCTGGTTCTATCCCGCCCTGCTTCCGGAGAACTTTACCCTTAGCGGCTGGCGGCAGGCAGAACTTGCGCCGCTTTGGACAGGCCTTATTGCGGGGCTTATCAGCGCCTTTCTCGCGCTGCCCATTGTGCTGCTTTGGCTGCAGGGCTGCCCTCGCCGCTACGATGGCTGGCTTTTTCTTCCGCTTTTGCTTCCCGCGCTGCCGCTGGCCGCCGGGCAGTATCAGCTGCTGCTCAGGCTGGAGCTGGAAGGGACATGGCTCGTGCTTATCTGGAGCCATCTTTTATGGGTCGTGCCCTACACGCTGCTGATCCTGAAGCCCGCCTGGCAGCAAATCGATCCGCGCCTGGTGCTCATGGCGCAAACTTTCGGCTGGTCGTCTGGAAAAATTCTCTGCCTCACCAAAGTCCCACTGCTTGTGCGCCCGCTGCTGGCGGCGATGGCGGTTGGTTTTTCGGTGAGCATTGCGCAATATTTACCTACGCTTTATGCCGGAGCGGGCCGCTTTACGACCGTGACCACGGAAGCCGTAGCGCTCAGCAGCGGCGGGGATCCGCCACAGTTTGCCCTCCAGGCGCTGCTGCAAACGCTGCTGCCGATGGGGATGTTTATCATCACGACCTGGCTTAGCCGCCTGGCCGGTGCCTACAGAAAAGGATTATGTTAATGCTCAGCGTGAGGAACTGTTCAATACTGCGCGACGGCAAGCCGCTGCTGGAAAATATCAGCTTCGACGTTCCGCCCGGAGGCGTAGTGACGCTGATGGGGCCATCTGGCGCGGGAAAATCAACATTTTTGAACTGGACGATCGGTGATTTGCCGGCAGCGTTCACCGCAGGCGGAACGCTGGAGCTTAACCAGCGCCGTCTGGAATCGCTGCCCGTTGAACAGCGCCGCATCGGCATGCTGTTTCAGGACGCCCTGCTGTTCCCGCATCTCGACGTGGGGCAAAACCTGCTGATGGCGGCCCCGGCCAACATCAAGGGGCGCTCGCAGCGGCAGCGGCTTGTCGCAGAGGTGCTGAAAAATGCAGGGCTGGCAAACTATGAACGCAGAGATCCTGCGACGCTTTCCGGCGGCGAGCGCGCGCGAATCAGCGTGCTCCGCGCCCTGGTTGCCGAGCCTGAAGCCTTACTGCTGGATGAGCCATTTTCCAGGCTGGATCTGCCGCTACGCCAAAATTTCCGGGAATTTGTCTGGCAAAAAACCCACCAGCTCGGGCTGCCGGTGGTCATGGTAACCCACGATGAACAGGATATTCCCGCTGGCAGCCAGGTTATTTGGCTTTAGCCCACCGAACATGAGATATCGCAAAGAAGCCAGAACCTACGGTGACTAAACTGGCGGCTCTTTTGCTATCTTTCAGGTTATTAGATGAAACGTGTTTCTCCGTTAACCACCGCCCTGCTGCTTGCCGGGCTGTCCCATGCCACCTTTGCCGCCGCGATGCCTGCTGAAATGAACCTTTCTAGCGTAAAAGCCGAAAATGGCGTGGTGATCGACACCCGTCCGAGCGCGTTTTACAACGGCTGGCCGCAGGCCGTGAACACCGTCGGCGGCCATGAACCCGCCGCGCTGAACCTTTCTGCCTCGTGGCTGACGCTGATGAGCGACGAGCAGCTTGGCGAGTGGGCTAAACAACATCAATTAAATAAAACCGGGCTGATTGCGCTCTACGGCGACGACGCTCAGGCCGTTAAGACTCGTTTAGAAAAGCTGGGCTTTACTCAGGTTTCAATGCTGAAAGACGGGCTGCAGGATCCTTCCCGTCTACAGAAACTGGCGCATTTTGAGCAGCTGGTTTACCCGCAGTGGATCCACGATTTACAGAATAAAAAGCCGGTTACCGCCGCGCCTGCCGGCGACTGGAAGGTCATCGAAGCCGGCTGGGGCGCGCCGAAGAAATATCTTCTCAGCCACATTCCCGGCGCGGGCTACATCAACACCGAAGAAGTTGAAAGCGAGCCGCTGTGGAATAAAGTGTCCGACGACAAGCTGAAAGCCATGCTGGCGAAGCACGGCATCCGGCACGATACTACGGTCATTTTGTATGGTCGTGACGTCTATGCTGCGGCACGTGTGGCGGCGATTATGCTGTATGCCGGAGTGAAAGATGTACGCCTGCTGGACGGCGGCTGGGCAACCTGGAGCGCGTCTGAGCTGCCCGTGGAGCGTGGCCTGCCGCCACAGCCTGCTCCGGCTGACGATTTTGGCGCAACAATTCCCGGCCAGCCGCAGCTGATGCTGGACATGGAACAGGCGCGCGCGCTGCTGCACCGCAAAGATGCCTCTCTGGTCAGCATTCGTTCCTGGCCAGAGTTTATCGGCACCACCAGCGGCTACAGCTACATCAAGCCCAAAGGCGAAATTGCGGGCGCTCGCTGGGGCCACGCGGGATCTGACTCCACGCATATGGAAGACTTCCACAACCCGGACGGCACCATGCGCACCGGGGACGATATCGCCGCCATGTGGAAAAGCTGGAATATCACTCCCGATCAGCAGGTTGCCTTTTACTGCGGCACAGGCTGGCGCGCCTCAGAAACGCTGATGTATGCGCGGGCCATGGGCTGGAAGAACGTCGGCCTGTACGACGGCGGCTGGTATGAATGGAGCGCCGATCCGAAGAACCCTGTGGTGAGCGGCGAGCGCAAGCCAAACTGATCCCGGATTGAGGATTACGCCCCTCACCCTGCCCCTCTCCCCAAAGTGGAGAGGGTTAGGGTGAGGGGGCTTAATCTGCGGATTTCCCCAGCCGTTTTAACGTCTTATACCCGCCCCAGATGCGGTTCAGCGTCGTCAGCCAGCACAGCCCGCCGAAGATCCACGCCAGCCAGGCAAACCAGCCGGGGAACAGGCAGCCCAACACAAACAGCAGAATAGTCTCGGTACCTTCGGTCAGCCCGCCCAGATAGTAAAACGACTTATGGGCATAGCCCGGGTTGGCGATGTCGTGCTTCTGCGCCAGGGCAGCGAACGCCAGAAAACTGCTGCCGGTGCCGATAAACGAAAACAGCAGCCACGCGCCGGCGAGCGCATTTTGCGCGGGGTCAGCGAGAATAAAACCAAACGGCACGAGGGCGTAAAACAGAAAATCCAGCGCGATATCGAGAAAACCGCCCGCATCGGTTAACCCTCTTCGCCTTGCCAGCGCGCCGTCCAGGCCATCAAGCAGGCGGTTAAGCACAATCGCGACCAGCGCCAGGCTATACCACTGCAGCGCCAAAAAAGGCAGCGCCAGCACGCCCAGGGCAAAGCCCGCCAGCGTCAGGCGATCCGGCGTGATGGCAGGTTTGTCCAGCGCGGCGGCGAGGCAGTTAAGAGCGGGTTTGATACGCGGGTGAAGATAGCTGTCGAACATTTATTTTTTCCCGTTCGTCGGGCACAGCCCCTGGGAGGGGATATCCAGCGCGGCGTTAAAGCGGGCAGAAAGATTTTGAAAAGCAATCAGGGCGGTAAGCTCGGTCATCGCCTGGTCGTCGAAATGCTGCTTAAGCGTCTGTTTGAGTTCGTCAGATACCCGCGGCGGCGTGGCGGTCATCGCTTCGGCGTAGGCCAGCGCGGCCTGCTCTTTCTCACTGAAACCCGGTTCGCTGCGCCAGTTGGCTACCGCCAGAACTTTCGCCATCGACCCGCTGCGTTCAGCCAGGCGCAGGCTGTTCGCGTCGATACAAAATTCACAGCTGCACTGCTGCGACACCCTGGTCATCACCAGCGAGCGGGTTACCGGGTCGATTTTTGCCCGACGTCTTTCCAGAAAACCGACAAATAGCGCCACCAGCCAGAATAAATAGGGCAGCCTGCCCCACCAGCGGGTCGGGTTCAGCACAGCGCCAAAATGCTTTTCCTGCATCGCCACAATCGGACGCAGGCTTTTGGGCAAAGTTTTCAAAGGCGCAATCCAGGGCGCGCGTTTCGTTTCCATTGTTCAGTCACTCTTCTGATCGGCTGTGATGGCGGTTATTATGCCACGCCTGCCCCACAGAGAATGGACACCGATGCTAAAAAACCTTGATGTTGTCGCGGCTATTATCGAGCGTGAAGGAAAAATTTTGCTGGCCCGCCGCCCGGAAGAAGGCGATCAGCCCGGCCTGTGGGAGTTTCCCGGTGGGAAAGTGGAAGCGGGAGAAACGCAGCCGGAAGCGCTGGCGCGAGAGTTACGGGAAGAACTGGGGATTACGGCGCAAATCGGCGGCTACGTTGCCAGCCATCGGCGCGAGGTTTCCGCCAGGATGATTAATTTGCACGCCTGGCACGTCGCAACATTTCAAGGCGAGTTAACCGCCCATTGTCACAGCGAGCTGGCGTGGTGCGAGCCGCCGGAAGCGTTTGGCTATGCCCTCGCCCCGGCGGATATCCCGCTGCTTGAAGCGTTTATGGCTTCACGCGACGCCAGACCAGCGGATTAGTCCCTAAGACTTTTTCATCGCGCTGGCACTGCAGCAGAATACCTTCGCTTTTCACTACCGCCCCTTCCGAGTAGTTTTTATTCTCATAAATACAGCACTGGTTGCAGGGCGGCGTCTGCGGCTGATTGCTGTTGGTAAACACTTCCGGCGGCACCACCACGTCAACGTCAGGCTGACGGTGCTGAACCGCCATCGCCGGCAGACTCATCATTAGCATCGCGGCGGCGGCGGCGAGCAGGCTTTTTACTGGCATCATCACTTCCCTCTTTTTTGGCCCAACGTTTCGCTTTTTTTCCGTCATCCTGGGCTTTGATGCCCTTAAAGGCGTGGCGCACCGGCGTGGTTCGCGCCTGATGAATCAGGTCATAAAGCGTTTGCACCAGCGGCTGCATAAAGTCCTGATAGCGGCACTGCTTTTCGCTGATTTGCGTCAGCGTCGACTCCCAGTGCGCGGTCATATCCGGCCTTGCGGCCAGTTCCGGCAGCGAGTGGATCAGCGCCCGCCCGGCGTCCGTAGAATGAATATAGCGCCCTTTCTTGACCAGGAAGGCGCGTTTAAATAACAGTTCGATGATCCCGGCTCGCGTTGCTTCGGTGCCTAATCCGTCCGTCGCGCGCAGGATCTTTTTCAGATCTTTATCCTGCACAAAGCGCGCAATCCCGGTCATCGCCGACAGCAAAGTCGCGTCCGTAAAATGGCGCGGCGGCTGAGTTTGTCGTTCCACGACTTCACCGTGCTCACACAGCAGTTCGTCACCCTTCGCCACCACCGGCAGCGGGGTGCCGTCGTTCTCTTCATCACGCTCTTTGTTACCCAGCAGCGTGCGCCAGCCTGCTTCCGCAAGGAAACGCGCTTTGGCAATAAATTTGCCTCCGGCGATATCCAGATCGATGGTGCATTTGCGGAACACCGCATCGGCGCAGAACTGCATTAAGTATTGACGGGCGATCAGGCCATAAACTTTAGCCTCATTTTCACTTAATGAAATAGAAGAGCTGCGGGCGGTAGGAATTATGGCGTGGTGCGCGTCGACTTTTTTGTCATCCCAGCAGCGATTACGCAGGTCGGCATCTACCGCGGGCTGCGGCAGTAAATCCGGCTGATGCACGCTGATAGCGTTCAAAACCGCATGGCGCCCGGCAAAATGCTCTTCGGGCAGGTAGCGGCAGTCGGAACGCGGGTAGGTAATCAGCTTGTGGGTTTCGTACAGCTTCTGGCAGATATCCAGCACGTTCTGGGCGCTCAGCCCAAAGCGTTTTGCCGCTTCAATTTGCAGGCTCGACAGCGAAAACGGCAGCGGTGCGATTTCCGATTCCCGTTTATCGTTATAGGCGGTCACCAGCGCAGGGTGGCCGTTGATACGCGCCACCACGTGCTCTGCCAGCTTGCGGTTCAGCAGGCGTCCTTCTTCGTCCTGATGCGGCTCG from Cedecea neteri encodes:
- a CDS encoding ATP-binding cassette domain-containing protein, whose product is MLSVRNCSILRDGKPLLENISFDVPPGGVVTLMGPSGAGKSTFLNWTIGDLPAAFTAGGTLELNQRRLESLPVEQRRIGMLFQDALLFPHLDVGQNLLMAAPANIKGRSQRQRLVAEVLKNAGLANYERRDPATLSGGERARISVLRALVAEPEALLLDEPFSRLDLPLRQNFREFVWQKTHQLGLPVVMVTHDEQDIPAGSQVIWL
- a CDS encoding TVP38/TMEM64 family protein, translated to MRKIIFALLVIAVALFLFLLPPGTLSLQALQHSQAQLVHWHAQHPMLAAGAFFFCYFLTAAFSIPGATLLTLLGGAMFGLVQGTLLVAVAATGGATVAMLISRYLLRDWVQRRFSRMMEKVNQGVQRDGGHYLFALRLAPVFPFVLVNLLMGLTPMGVVRYAVISLLGMLPAIVVYINTGRQLSQLQSLSDILSPGMMLMFALLGLLPLASRWLVRLTAK
- a CDS encoding organic hydroperoxide resistance protein; its protein translation is MTARLEKVLYTAHTTTVGARGGHGRSDDGSLDVQLSTPGSGKPGTNPEQLFAVGYSACFMGAIGLAGKKLAIRVPKETAVEASVSLGKVDNDSHFALAVTLNVKLPGISEAQRETLLAAAHATCPYSRAITGNIEVTLLSQG
- a CDS encoding TVP38/TMEM64 family protein, which codes for MRKILFLLLATLVISLLVLLPPGTLSLATLQKYHAQLSLWHAERPLQVMGAFFIGYFLISALSIPGTRIMTLMGGALFGLIEGTVLVATAAASGATVAMLLSRYLLHDWVQRRFAARMAKINESIKNNITQCLFALRLVPVLPFSIINLLMGLTSISTLRFAVITLLGLLPSIVLYISTGRQLSQIESLRDIISPAMLLLFALIGLLPLVSHWLIKRARLKN
- a CDS encoding ABC transporter permease, giving the protein MSRSFALAGWLAAGLVFIPVLPGLALMIPPLLSGETWLALWQDSQWPEALLATLVSTLISAGGALLLTLIIICGLFPGERWQRYLRRLPLLLALPHVAFASGFFFLFSDSGWLARLLNLSLPPDSYGVALGIMLALKEAWFLLWFSAAQLPGERLSQQLTLARTLGYGELQSRLFVLVPQLLPRLGWALVAIVAYSLSVVDAALILGPGNPPTFAVLAWQWLTDSDISRQHMGLAASGVLLLMLGGIVIGGRVTWKLIEPRSIKFSGKRHQLSIIFMGEGISRALSLLALAAILMLAIWSFAEGWFYPALLPENFTLSGWRQAELAPLWTGLIAGLISAFLALPIVLLWLQGCPRRYDGWLFLPLLLPALPLAAGQYQLLLRLELEGTWLVLIWSHLLWVVPYTLLILKPAWQQIDPRLVLMAQTFGWSSGKILCLTKVPLLVRPLLAAMAVGFSVSIAQYLPTLYAGAGRFTTVTTEAVALSSGGDPPQFALQALLQTLLPMGMFIITTWLSRLAGAYRKGLC
- a CDS encoding YnjH family protein; its protein translation is MPVKSLLAAAAAMLMMSLPAMAVQHRQPDVDVVVPPEVFTNSNQPQTPPCNQCCIYENKNYSEGAVVKSEGILLQCQRDEKVLGTNPLVWRRVKP
- a CDS encoding ABC transporter substrate-binding protein; the encoded protein is MRALMFALSLVGFSAVSQAQSWQEIRQQANGQTVYFNAWGGDPAVNAYLAWVSQEVKNHYGVTLKLVKLADAADAVRRIQNEAAAGRKNGGSVDLLWVNGENFSVLKQVGLLSESWAESLPNWRYVDLNKPVREDFSVPVNGAEAPWGSAQLMFIGDKQRTPEFPQNAQQLLEFARANPGKLSYPRPPDFTGTAFLEQLLIVLTERPEALKIAPNPASFEQVTAPLWRYLDQLQPYLWQKGKAFPPTPARMDRMLADGELLVSMTFNPAHVDNLIARRQLPASAVSFGFREGMLGNVHFVAIPANSSAKAGAQVVANFLISPAAQIRKADPAVWGDASVLNGDALPQRQKVQLQELMPKSQRPVPFLAEPHAAWVTAIEQAWLQRYGSR
- a CDS encoding carboxymuconolactone decarboxylase family protein, translated to METKRAPWIAPLKTLPKSLRPIVAMQEKHFGAVLNPTRWWGRLPYLFWLVALFVGFLERRRAKIDPVTRSLVMTRVSQQCSCEFCIDANSLRLAERSGSMAKVLAVANWRSEPGFSEKEQAALAYAEAMTATPPRVSDELKQTLKQHFDDQAMTELTALIAFQNLSARFNAALDIPSQGLCPTNGKK
- a CDS encoding pyrimidine (deoxy)nucleoside triphosphate diphosphatase; this encodes MLKNLDVVAAIIEREGKILLARRPEEGDQPGLWEFPGGKVEAGETQPEALARELREELGITAQIGGYVASHRREVSARMINLHAWHVATFQGELTAHCHSELAWCEPPEAFGYALAPADIPLLEAFMASRDARPAD
- a CDS encoding CDP-alcohol phosphatidyltransferase family protein, whose amino-acid sequence is MFDSYLHPRIKPALNCLAAALDKPAITPDRLTLAGFALGVLALPFLALQWYSLALVAIVLNRLLDGLDGALARRRGLTDAGGFLDIALDFLFYALVPFGFILADPAQNALAGAWLLFSFIGTGSSFLAFAALAQKHDIANPGYAHKSFYYLGGLTEGTETILLFVLGCLFPGWFAWLAWIFGGLCWLTTLNRIWGGYKTLKRLGKSAD
- the xthA gene encoding exodeoxyribonuclease III, yielding MKFVSFNINGLRARPHQLEAIVEQHQPDVIGLQETKVHDDMFPLEDVAKLGYHVFYHGQKGHYGVALLTKEKPITVRKGFPGDDEDAQRRIIMAEIPSEFGNLTVINGYFPQGESRDHETKFPAKTKFYQDLQDFLQGELRPENPVLIMGDMNISPTDLDIGIGEENRKRWLRTGKCSFLPEEREWMARLLGWGLVDTWRHANPEAQDKFSWFDYRSKGFDDNRGLRIDLLLASQGLAPHCVATGIDYEIRGMEKPSDHAPVWAQFKR
- a CDS encoding rhodanese-like domain-containing protein; translation: MKRVSPLTTALLLAGLSHATFAAAMPAEMNLSSVKAENGVVIDTRPSAFYNGWPQAVNTVGGHEPAALNLSASWLTLMSDEQLGEWAKQHQLNKTGLIALYGDDAQAVKTRLEKLGFTQVSMLKDGLQDPSRLQKLAHFEQLVYPQWIHDLQNKKPVTAAPAGDWKVIEAGWGAPKKYLLSHIPGAGYINTEEVESEPLWNKVSDDKLKAMLAKHGIRHDTTVILYGRDVYAAARVAAIMLYAGVKDVRLLDGGWATWSASELPVERGLPPQPAPADDFGATIPGQPQLMLDMEQARALLHRKDASLVSIRSWPEFIGTTSGYSYIKPKGEIAGARWGHAGSDSTHMEDFHNPDGTMRTGDDIAAMWKSWNITPDQQVAFYCGTGWRASETLMYARAMGWKNVGLYDGGWYEWSADPKNPVVSGERKPN